The segment TCCCCATGTGCTTCCGTGACATACGCGACGGCACGCGGCAGTCCGGCAAAAGCCCTGTCGTCCCGGAAGCTAATCGCGGATCGGTCGATAGGCCGGGAGTGGCGGTCTTCGGGCGGGCGCGGACGTGGTCGCTGCCGCGCCCGGAGTCCTCAGTCGTCCGCGGGTAGCACCCCCATGTGGTCGTCGTCGGTCGACTCGGTCGCGTCCGCGGAGTCGGTCGACTCGGTCGCGTTCGACGACTCGGGCGCGTCTTCCGACTCGGGCGTTCCGCTCGCGTCGTCGCCGGTCTTCTCGACGGTGAGCGGTTGTCGCGAGGCGAGTTCGCAGTCGAACGAGGGATGTTCGGCGTAGTGCCAGACGAGCATGTGTCGACGCCCGCCCGTGAGTCCGCTCCGGCCGACGTCCTCGGCCGTGAACGACTCGGGGAGGCGGTCGTAGCGGCGCTCGCAGGCCTCGAAGGATTCGAACACCTTCTCGTGGCCCGCGGAGTCCGCGCCGCGGCGCGCGACCACGTACTTGCCGTCCTCGCGGTGCGTGCCCGTCGTGTGGACGTACTCGGTGGTGCGCGTGAGAGCGTTCGACAACGCGTCGCGTAACTGTGCTGCTTCGTCGCGGCTCAGGTCGTGCGTTTCGTCGCCGACGCACAGGGACAGGTCGTGGTCGTCGGCTACGACGGTCGGCTTACCGTCGGAGAATTTCTCGACCAGGAGCCTGGGAACTCCGTGTCATTGCGTCCGTACGAGCGAGACCGAGGGACAAAAAGCCTGGTGGTCGTGCAGGTTTCGCCGGTCGTCGCGACCCCCGCCCGTTTCTCGCGCACCGGGCGTCGCGGTTCCCGGGATGCTCTACGAATCCAGCGTCGCGGTGAGGGAGACGGCGACGAGGAGCGCGAGCGCGCCGAGGTAGAGGAACGTGAGGACGAAGATGACGCCGCCGAGGAGGTCGTACGCGAGCGAGAACGTCCCGTACGTCGCGTAGAGGTCGAACGCGTACCGGAGGAGCGACCACGCGACGGCGGTCGCGATGGAGCCCGCGACAGCGGCGCGGAGACCGGGGCGTTCCGGTGGGAGCGTCACGAACACGGGGAACAGCGCGAACGCGACCGCGACGACGAGCAGGGCGTCCCAGACGACGCCCGTGAACGTCGAGACGACGCCGGCGGCGGCGAGCGCCATCCCGATGCAGATCGCGGGGACGACGACGCACGCGGCGAGTGCGCGCGCGGGCAGACTCTCCTCGTGGTCGGTCTCGTAGACGCGCTCGAACGCGGATTCGAGCGCGCGGTAGAGACGGGACCACCCCCAGAGGAGGCCGACGGTTCCGACGACGCCGAGTCCCGTCGCGCCGGTCGAGTCCAGGAGCGCGCGATGGAGGAGGTCCTGGCCGGCGGGCGTGAGCGCGATCTCGAGTTGCTGGACCGACCAGTCCGCGAGCACGCTCCCGTACGCGACCTGGACGACGACGAACGCGAGGACGGCCACGGGGACGAGCGACCCGAGCCAGTAGTACGCGACGGCGGCGGCGACGAACGTCACGTCCGCGCGACGCGCCCGCTCGACCGTCTCCGAGGGCGCGCTCACGACCGCTCACGGGCGTGAACGCCCGAAGCGACACCCCTGGTGGTGGTCGTGGTCGACGGGGCGGTCGACGCCCGGAGCCAGCACCCGGTCGGCGACCGCTCGTCGGACGAAGCGTCTGGCATCAGTGTACCCTCGTCCGGGGAAGAAAGTCGTTATTCGTCTGGTACCGTAACACATTCGCTGCCAGTCGACTGGGTACGATCCCGTTACTCGCGGGGCCGTCGCGGTGCGTAGGCGGTGCCGACCGGTCGACGGCGGCGGTGCTACGCCACGCATAACTACCTGCCGGACGCGATTACGCGATAGCATGTTCGGAACGAGTGGGATTCGGGGTCGCGTCGGCGACGAGGTGACGTGCGCGCTCGCGCTCTCGGTGGGGCGTGCGGTGGCCGCAGAGAGCTACGAGCGCGTGGTCGTGGGGCGAGACCCGCGCGAGAGCGGGGAGATGCTCGCGGACGCCGTCGCCGCAGGGCTCCGCGAGGGCGGCGCCGACGTGGTCCGCGTCGGCCAGGCGGCGACGCCGACGGTCGCGCGCGCCGTCGGCTGGACGGACGCGGACGTGGGCGTATCGGTGACCGCCTCGCACAATCCGGCGCCGGACAACGGCCTCAAACTCTGGACGGCGACGGGGCGGGCGTTCGACGTCGCCCAGCAGGACGCGATCGCGCGCCGCGTCCGCGAGGACGACTACGACCTCGTCGGGGCGGACGCGCTCGGGACCGAGTCCCGACTCGACGATGCGACCGAGCGGCACGTGCGAGCGCTCCAGTCGGCCGTCGACGCGGACCTCGCGGGGCTGTCCGTCGTCGTCGACGTCGGGAACGGTGCCGGCGGCGTCACGGCGACCGTCCTCGACCGGCTCGGTGCGAGCGTCCAGACGCTGAACGCCCAGCCGGACGGGACGTTCCCGGGCCGGCCGAGCGAGCCGACCGCCGAGCACTGTGGGTCGCTGTCAGCGCTCGTCGCCGCGACCGACGCGGACCTCGGCATCGCGCACGACGGCGACGCCGACCGGACGATGGCCGTCACCGCCGACGGAGAGTTCCTTCCTGGCGACGTCCTCCTGGCGATCTTCGCCACCGCGGCCGCCGGCGAGGGCGACGTCGTCGCCGCACCACTGAACACGAGTCTCGCGGTGGACGACGCGCTCGCAGAGGTCGGGGCGTCCCTCGTCCACACGAAGGTCGGCGACGGGTTCGTCGCCGAACGCACCGAGGACGACGACGTCGTCTTCGGCGGCGAGATGAGCGGCGCGTGGATCTGGCCGGACCAGACGAAGTGCCCGGACGGACCGCTGGCGGCGGTGCGACTCGGCGCGCTCGTCGCCGACCACGGCCCGCTCGCGGAGCTGGCCGCGGACGTCCCCACGTACCCGACGTGCCGCGACAGCGTCGAGGTCGACGACAAGCGTGCGGTCATGCGGTACGTCGCCGACGCCGTCCACGCCGACCACGACCCGGGGCGCGTGAACGACCGCGACGGCGTGCGCGTCGACACCGACGACGGCTGGTTCCTCGTGCGCGCCAGCGGGACGCAACCGCTCGTCCGCGTGACCGCGGAGGCGCGCGACGCCGACCGGAGCGACGCCCTCGCCGCCAGGGCCAGGGCGTACCTCGACGACGCCGTCGCGGCGCTCGAGAGCGAGCCGTAACGATGCTCCACTCGGCGATCGGGAGTTGGATGCCAGCGACGCGTCAGTAGGCTGTCGTTATCCGGGAACGCAGCCAATAGGACGACGGATAACGATGTGTATGTACGTCACAATAACTGACGAATGCCCGAACCGACGCGTACCGGTTCCCGAAACGAGGACGCAGACGCGGTTGTCGTGCCGGCCGGCACGACCGGGAGCGCACTCGCCGTCGTGCGGTCGCTCGGTCGCCACGGCGTCCGCGTCGTCGTCGCCGCAACGGAGCCACGGCATCCGACGTTCGCCTCGCGGTACTGCGGGGAGTCCCATATCGTCCCGGACCCACGCGAGGACGTCTCCGGGTACGGCGACGCCCTCCTCGAACTCGCGCGACGACCGAACGTCCGTACGGTCGTGCCGTTGACGGAGGCCGACGCGCACGTGCTGTCCACGCGCCGCGACGAGTTCGCCGAGCACGTCGGCACGCCGTGGCCGGGCCGCGAACGGATGACGCTCGCGCAGGACCGCTGTCGGCTGTTCGAGCGCACAGCGGCCGCGGGCGTCCCGATGCCCGACACCAGCCTCGTCGGGGACTTCGACGCTTGGGACGACCGGTACGTCGTCAAACCCCGGTACACGGTCGTCGTCGAGGACGGACGAACCCGTCGGCTGGACGCGGCGGTGTTCGAGGGCGGGACGGAGCCGTCCGTCGACGCGTTCGTCGCGGAGATGGGGCACGAACCCATCGCGCAGCGGTACGTCCCGTCCGACGGCGAGTTCGGGTTCTTCGCGCTCTACGACCGCGGGCGGCCCGTGCGGACGTTCCAGCATCGACGCGTCCGGAGCTACTCCTACGCGGGCGGGGCGAGCGTCTACCGGGAGTCGTACCGCGACCCCGAGCTCGCGCGCGCCGGCCGTCGCGTCCTCGACGCGCTGGAGTGGCACGGCCCGGCGATGGTCGAGTTCCGCCGGGACGCCCGCGACGGAACGTACCGGCTCCTGGAGGTGAACCCGCGGTTCTGGGGGTCGATCCCCCTCGCGGTCGCGGCCGGCGTCGACTTCCCACGAGCGTATTGGCTGCTCGCGACCGACGAACCAAACGGTGGCGTCGGCCCGGTCGCCGTCGACAGCGAACCACCTGGAGCGACGGACGGTGGCGTCGCCACCGACGAGTACGACGCCGGCGTCGGCTGCCACGCGCTCCTCGGCGAGGGCAGCTACCTCCTGAGCGTCGCAAGGGACCGATACCCCCACGCCACGCCGCCGTCGCTCGCCCGAGCGTCCGTTGCCGTCCTCGTCTCGCTCGTCGCGGCACCCAACTTCGACGTGCTCTCGCTCTCGGACCCGCGGCCGTTCGCCCAGCTCCTCGAGCGCACCGCCCGCGTGGTCTTACCCGGCGACGACCGAGACGGCCGATCGAGGTGAGAACGACGTCGCGGCCGTCGCTCGCCGTGCACCGTTGTCGCGAAACGCGCTGCGGGGTCTGGTCGCTCGCTGTGCGTGGTCGACGCGAGAATTGCGGCGGCGTCCTCCGCCGCGTCGAGCCGAGTCGCCGAAGCGAATCCAAGCCTGTCCGCCCGCCACCCCCGTGGCGTGCGCGGTCGACGGTACGTCCTCCGCAGTTCGAACGTCGCGAACCAGCTCCTTGAACCCACGAACGGCTTCGACGTTCGAATCGAGACTCGAAGCGCGCGCCGGCAGGCGCAGCGGGGACGACCGATGGCCCGCGGACGACGGAAGCGTCGGAGCGCACCGGCAGGCGCGGTCCACGGCTGGCCGATGTCTCAAAGAGACGTTTGACACTTCGTATCACATTTAGGGGGCGCGGACGCAGCGGCATGACATGCGTCGCGTTCCCACGGAACCGAACGGGGTGGCCGAGCCCGAAGGCGGTGAGAGACGGTGAGTCGAACGTACGTCCTCAAGCGCGCCGCTGTCGCCGCGCTCTCCTTCTACGCTGTACTGACCGCCGTCTTCGTCGCTGTCGTCAACGTCCCCGACCCCGCGCCCGCCATCCTGAACTACTACAACGTGAACGCCGACCAGATCCCGGCGCTCATAGCGGCGAAGAACGGCAACCAGCCGCTGTTCGACCGCTACGTCGCGTACCTCGGGAACCTCCTCACGCTCGACTGGGGGCGCTCCGTGAGTCGGGTCGGAGAGGTCGGCCCACCGGTCGCGACGCTCCTGGAACGACACCTGCCGTACACGCTCGTGTACGTCGTTCCGGCGGTCGTCGTCGGGTTCGCGGCGAGCGTCGTCCTCGGCGCGTACGCCGCGCTCGAACGCGGCGGGTACGTCGACCGCCTCGTCCAGTCCGTCGGCTACCTCGCGTTCGGCGTCCCGAGCTTCGTGCTCGCACAGCTCTCGCTCGTCGTGCTCTCCGCGGAACTCGGCCTCGTCGAGTTCACGCTCGGCACGCCAGAGGGGAAGTACTACGTGCCCGGCGTTCCCTTCGACATCTGGACGGTCGACGCGATGATCCAGTTCGCTGTCGTCGCGACCATCCTGACGATCGCGCTCGTCGGCAGCCAGGTCCGGTACGCGCGCGCCCAGTGCCTCGAATACGTCTCCGCCGACTTCGTGACGCTCGCGCGAGCGAAGGGCGCGAGCGAGTGGCGCGTGATGGCCCACGTCGCCCGGAACGCAGCGCTCCCGCTCCTGACGCTGTTCCTCGACGACCTCGTGACGATCCTCGTCGTGCACGTGTTCGTCCTCGAGTTCGTGTTCGCGCTCCCTGGCATCGGCAACCTCGGCATCCTCGCCGTGAAGGCACGGGACGTCTCGACGACGATGGGCATCGTCGTCCTCGTCGCCGCCGTCGGCGTGGTCGCGAACTTCCTCCAGGACGTCGGCCTCGGCGCAGTCGACCCACGCGTCGACACGGATTGAGGCGCGCCGCGGTCCTCGGCCGCGGAATCCATCTCCGTGACCGGCGACGAGGCGGAGGTCCTTTGCGCCTGCCGGTCGAACCGGCGGGCATGGAGATACGCGGCGAGCGAGAGTGCACGGAGTGCGAGCGGCGGTGGTCGTACTACGACACCGGATCGGTCGCGTGCCCCGACTGCGGGAGCATGCGGAGCGTCGGCCTGGACGAGGACCGCGCGCTCCACACGACGACGCCCGCCGAGTTCGACCTGACCGAGGCGCGCGCGGCGTGGGACGACCGACCGCGCGACGAGGCCGTCGACGTCGTGAAGGCGGCGTGCCGCGAGTTCGTGCGCGGGAACGGGTTCGTGCACGCCGGCGACCTCGTCGAACTCGACGGCCGCCGCATCGCGGCGCGCGAACTCGCGAACGCCGTCGACGTCGTCGGTCGCACGCAGTCGTTCGACGACGAGTCGGCCGTCGAGTACTACCTCCTCTCGCTCCTGCAGGGCACCGACGCCGGCGATCGCCCGGACGCCAGCGAGGTCCCAGAGTCGATGCGAGCGGCCCGCGGCCTCGCGACCGCAGCCGTCGTCGAACGGTACCGGCGAGACGTCCGGGACTGGCTCGAAGCCACCGACCGCGACCTCGCTCCGGCCGCGACCGACGTCCTCACCGGCCTCGAGAGCCACCAGAAGCGCATGCAGGCGCTCCAGGGCGACGTCGACCCCCACGACGCCGACGCGCTCTACGAGGCCGCCCGCGGACTGAACGCGTACCTCCGCGACGGCGACGAGGACGCCGTCGTGACCGCGACCGAACGCCTCCGCCGACTCCGCGACTGACCGCCAGGATAGCGAGTTCTCCGCCGTTAGATGTCTTCACTGGGCGTCGGCTGGAGGCGACGAGCTGCAGGTTCGAGCGCGATATCGTTCACGACAGGCGGTGTCGTTCCCGACAGCCGGTGACGTTTTGCTGCGATGACAGCAAGGATCGGATATGAGCGCCGCGAAATCCATCGGGAACCGCGCCCGGACCTTCGTCCGCGATACCGGTATCGCGACCGGAGTGCTCGTCGGTCTCTACGGACTCGCCGTCGGTGTCCAGTTTCAGCCACTCCAGATTCCAGGATATCTCCTCATCGTCGGATTCGACCTGCTAGAAGTCGCGTTCGGATCGGCAGGGGACCACTACGATCTCCTCTTCGCCGCGTATCTCCTCGCGCTCGGGGTGGCGGGTGCGACCGTCGCTCACGCACTGAGCGGTCTGGCGCGAGACGTCCCTCGCTGGCGGGTCGGGGTCGCCGGTGCCCTCTCGATCGTGGGCGTTCTATCGCTGTTGTTCGCCCTCAGCGTCCTCCTTGGCACGTCCCAGACGACGCCAGTCCTCGTCACCGCCGCTGCTGGACTCGTGATGCTGGCAGTCGCGGGATGGCTCGTTGGGTCCTTCGGCGAGTAGAACGAATTGTAGCGGCCTCGTTCACGGGAGCGTCGCGTCGATGCCCGTCTGGAGTCGCGTCGCCTTGACGGTGTTGTACTGGAGCATCGCGCGGGTCATCGGGCCGACGCCACCGGGGACCGGCGAGATGACCGACGCCTTCTCGCTCGCGCTCTCGAACTCGACGTCGCCGACGAGCTCGTAGCCCTTCTCCGTGTCTGCATCCACGCGGTTGATGCCGACGTCGATGACCGCGGTACCGTCGGTGAGCATGTCGCCCGTGACGAACTCGGGGACGCCCGCGGCGGCGACGACGACGTCCGCCGCCTTCGTCTTCGCCTCGAGGTCGTTCGTCCGGGAGTGACAGACGGTGACGGTCGCGTTTCCGTCGTCGGCCTTCTGCACGAGGAGGTTCGCGAGCGGCTTCCCGACGATGTTCGAGCGACCGACGATGACGACGTCCGCGCCCTCGGTCTCGACGCCGGCGTGCGCGAGCATCCGCTGGACGCCGTGGGGCGTGCACGGCTTGAAGCGCGCCTCGCCCGCGACGAGCCGCCCGACGTTCTCGGGGTGGAAGCCGTCTGCGTCCTTCATCGGGTCGATCGCGTTCATGACCTCGCGCTCGTCGACGTGGTCGGGGAGCGGCGTCTGCACGAGGATGGCGTGCACGTCCTCGCGGTCGTTCAGGTCCTCGACGGTCGCGACGAGCTCGTCCTGGCTGGCGTCGCCGTCGACCTCGACGTGGATGCCGTTCACGCCCACCTGCTCGCAGTCGCGGTGCTTCATGTTCACGTACGTCTGGCTCGCGGGGTCCTCGCCCATGATTACCGTCGCCAGCCCCGGCGTGACGCCCTCGGCCTCGAACTCGTCGACTGCCGCTGCCACGCCGTCGAATATCTCGTCCGCGAGCGCGTTCCCGTCGATGACGTCTGTCATGGTCGACACCACGGCAGTCCACGCCTAAAACCCTCGGATTCGTGCTCAAAACACCCACTCAGACTCCAAATATATGCAAATGTGTGCATCGTCCGTGTCGGCGACGATACAGTTATGCGCCGGCGGTGCGTTCGAGTCGCATGATACGACGACTCGCCTCCTGGCTGGTACGGCGACAGGCTCGACGTACGTCCAGGGAGGCAGGTCGGTTCCGCGACTCCCTGCGTCGGCGCACCCGCCGTGTGTTCACGCGCCCACTGTCGACACTCGCGTCGACGACGGGCGTCGTCGCAGTGATCGGCGTCCTCTACCTCGTCAGTCAGCGACCGACTGCACTCCAGGAACTGCTTTCCGCCGAATCGACCACCGCCGGCCAGGTGCTCGCGCTCTTCCCACCAATCTACGTCGTCGTCCCTGGCGTGGTCCTAATCGCCGTCGTCTGGAACGCAGGACGCGTCTGGAGCGGCGTCCGTCGCGACATGGGCTGGAACCGATACGGTCGCAACCGCTGACTCTCACCCCACCGACCGTCACCGGAACTGCTCTCGATCACGGACAGTACGTGTCCGCGAACGACTTCCGCTTCTGACCCTGGTCGACGAACCGGGTCTCGCCGGACGGCACCGACACGATCGCCGCCTGCCCGCCGTAGTCGTGCATCTGGTCGTGACCGCGGACGACGACGCAGTCGACGTCGTCGGGGACCGAGATCGTCTGCTCCCGCGTGAACTCGCCGGTACCGTGCTCGTGCAGGAGTTCGCGACGCCCGAGTTCCTCGCCGTCCAGCGTCTCCACCGTCCACCAGTTCGCGTACCCGTCCTCGCCGTCGTCGTCGTGGTACAGCGTCACCGAGAACAGGATCTCGCCCCCGCCCTGCTCCTCGATCTCGACGCCAGTGACGTTCGCCTCCTGGAGGTCGAGGTCGGCCTTGGTCCGGGTCCCGCCGCCGTCCGCCGTCTCTGCTCCCTCGTCGGTCGTCGTCGACGCCTCCTCGTCGGTCTCGCTGGTCGCCGCCGATTCGTCGTCGGTCGTCGAATCGGCGTCACTCCCTGTCGAGTCGTCGTCGTTCGCCGTCGAACCGCCGTCGCTCGTCGTCGAATCGCCGTCGGTACCCTCGCCCTCAGTGGTCGTCGTCGCACCGGCCGCGCCGCCCTCGGACGTCACCGTCGCCGTCCCGTCGGTACCGGTCGTCGAATCGGCGTCAGCGCCCGACCCACCTGGATCGTCGCCGTCCGCGTCGACGCAACCCGCGAAGGAACCCACGCAAGCCGTGGTTGCGAGTACGAACCACCGCCGGGAGGACGAACGCCTCATACGCGACGCTACGGCCGCAGCGGAGAAAAGACTGTATCCACCCGTTAGAATCCTGCCACGCCAAGGTGAGCCGAGCTTTCCGAAAGCAGTCGATTCGGTCGAGATGCCGTTCAGGCGAGCAGTCGGTTCGGTCGAGATGCCGTTCGGGCGAGCAGTCGATTCGGTCGAGATGCCGTTCGGGCGAGCAGTCGATTCGGTCGAGATGCCGTTCGGGCGAGCAGTCGATTCAGGCCAGGTCTTCGTAGATCGGGTGGGCCTCGCAGAGGCCGTTGACGATCTCCGCGACCTCGCCGCGCACGTCCTCGTCGTCGGGGTGGTCGACGACGTCCGCGATGCAGTCCGCGACCGTCCGCATCTCGTCCTCGCCGAACCCGCGCGTCGTCAGCGCGGGCGTGCCGGCGCGGAACCCGGACGGGTTGAACGGACTCCGCGTCTCGCCGGGGACCGTGTTCGCGTTCAGGACGATCCCGACGTCCTCGAGGGCCTCCTCGACGGTCTTCCCCGTCGTGTCCGGGTGGCTCGGGCGGAGGTCGACGAGCACGAGGTGGTTGTCCGTGCCGTCGGCGACGAGATCGAACCCGCGCTCGCGCAGGCCGTCCGCGAGCGCCTTCGCGTTCGCGACCGTCTGTGCCGCGTACTCCTCGAACTCCGGCTCGAGCGCCTCGCCGAAGCCGACGGCCTTCCCCGCGATGTTGTGCATCATCGGCCCGCCCTGCATGCCGGGGATGATCGCGGAGTCGATCGCGTCCGCGTGCTCGTCGCTCGACATGATGATGCCGCCCCGTCCCGCGCGGATCGTCTTGTGCGTCGACCCGGTCACGAAGTCCGCGATACCGACGGGGTTCGGGTGCTCGCCCGCCGCGACCAAGCCAGTGATGTGCGCGATGTCCGCGAGGTGGTACGCGTCCGCGGCCTCGGCGGCGTCCTGGATAGCTTCCCAGTCGACCTCGCGGGGGTACGCCGAGTACCCCGAGACGACGACGTCCGGGTCGAATTCCTCGGCGTGCTCGCGGATCGCTTCGTAGTCCAGGCGCCCGGACTCCTCATCGAGCTCGTACTGCTCGACCTCGTAGTGCTTGCCCGCGAAGTTCATGTGGTGGCCGTGACTCAGGTGCCCGCCGTGCGTGAGGTCCAGCGACAGGATCTTGTCGCCGGGCTCCAGCACCGCGAGGTAGACGCCCATGTTCGCCTGACTCCCCGAGTGCGGTTGGACGTTCACGTACTCCGCACCCCAGAGCTCCTTCGCGCGGTCGATCGCGAGCTGCTCGACGTCGTCCGCGAACTCGCACCCGCCGTAGTAGCGCTTGCCGGGATACCCCTCCGCGTAGTTGTTCGTGAGGACGCTCCCCTGTGCCTCCAGTACCGACTCGGAGACGTGGTTCTCGCTCGCGATCATCGCGAGCGACTCCTGCTGTCGCGTCACTTCCCCATCGAGCGCCGCCGCCACATCCGGATCCGTCTCGCGAACGCGGTCGTAGTCCATACCAGAAACCCGCACCGGCGCCCGCATAAGTGTACCCTTGACGGCCAGAACGCCCGAGCTACGTTACGCACGCACACACCGCGTTCGGCGGCGCTGGCCATCCCCCGCGAAAGCGACCGCGAACCGGCGTCGGGACGCCGTCTCGTGACGGGCCCGATACACCTAACTGGCCCCGGCAGTCACGTACCGACGAGCATGGAGTGGCGGGTGCGCAGTGACGGACTCACGGTCGTCGACGCGGCCAACACCGAACTCCGCGTCGCCTCGCCGGACCTCTCGGTGCGCGCGAGCGACACCACCATCCCGCGCCCCGTCGACGTCACCGTCGACTGCGAAGCCACCGAGCTTCGCTTCCCGATCGCCGTCGTCTACGTCGCCTCGCAAGCGAGCGACGCGACGTACGAACTCGAGAACGACACCGGCCCCCTCGAGCTCCCCGCCGGCGAGTACGTCCTCGACCTGGACGCCAGCGTGAAGACGTACCTCCAGGTCGACGGCCCACTCTCCGTCTCGAAGACTCCGGACTTCGAGCAGGTCGTCGTGTCGTTCCCGGAGCGTCGCGAGATGACGCTCGGATTCCGGAGTCGACACGAGCGCCCGACCGACACCGTCACCGTCCCCGGGACGCCGTCGGGGTTCGCCGCGGCCGTCACGCACGCCTCGAGCGCACACAAGACCACGGGTGCGGACCGCACGTACCCGACGCTGCGCGGGCACCCGCCGCTCGTCGAGATCGGGGACGCGCTCGACGTCCCCGACGACGTCCGCGACGCGACCCCCGACGTCGGCATCGAACTGCTCGTCCCGCCGGACTACGAGACGCTGTACACGACCGCGCCGCTCGCGTACTACCTCCAGGCGGAGGTCCAGACCGCGGGCGTCGACCGGCCGAAGCTCTGCGCGCCAAGCGCCGGCATCCGGCGGTCCCTGTCGTCGATGCCGCGACTGGAGAGCGACGTCGAACGACTCCTCCGGAAGGCGTTCTTCCTCGACTGCCTCGTCCGGAACGCCGGGCCGTACGGCACGAACCTCGCCGAGGAGAGCCTGCTGGACGCGCTCGACCTCGACGGGAACGCGCTCTACCACGCCGACCCCGTCGACCGACTGGAGACGTACCTCGACGTGCCGTTCCAGGCGGTCGAACACCGGCTCCCGGACTGGCACCTCTCGACGTACGTCGACCCCGAACCGAGGTACGTGGAGACGCTTCCGTTCCTCCTGGACTCGCTGTCGCTCGTCTTCCCGCCGAAGACGAGCGAACTCGAGGGCTCGGAACTCGTCGAGCGCTCGCTCGACGACTTCTACCGCTCGCAGGGTCCCGGCGAGGTGGCGAGCGTCGACGTCGTCAAACCCGAACTCCGCGGCGGGCGCGTCCACGGCTGGCTCGCCGACGGCGTCCCGATCGACGTGTTCAAGTCCACGCCGTCGGCGTACCGGAACCGACTGTCGTACATGGACCGCGAGCACGACGACACGATCGTGAGCGTCGTCCTGAACGACCAGGAGATGGACAAGGAGCACGCGGACGTCGCGCGGATCTACCGGGAGGGCAGCGACGACCTCCCGATCACCGTCGACGTGTACGAGGAGCTGTCGACGGACGAACTCGCGAGCGTGTTCGAGAGCGAGAACGACTTCGTTCACTACATCGGGCACTGCGAGGAAGACGGACTCCGGTGCCCGGACGGATACATGTCCGTGAGCGTCCTCGATGTCGTGAACACGCAGACGTTCTTCCTGAACGCGTGCGGGTCGTTCCACGAGGGGATGGCGCTCGTCGAGAAGGGTGCGGTGACGGGCGGCGTGACGTTCACGCAGGTCCTGAACGACCACGCAGTGAAAGTCGGGTCGGCGTTCGCGCGCCTGCTCATCCACGGCTTCAGTTTCGAGCGCGCGCTCCGCATCGCGCGACGCCGAATCATGATGGGGAAGGACTACGCGGTCGTCGGCGACGGCACGCACACGCTCAGTCAGACGACGAACCGGATGCCG is part of the Halorubellus sp. JP-L1 genome and harbors:
- a CDS encoding YhjD/YihY/BrkB family envelope integrity protein; this encodes MSAPSETVERARRADVTFVAAAVAYYWLGSLVPVAVLAFVVVQVAYGSVLADWSVQQLEIALTPAGQDLLHRALLDSTGATGLGVVGTVGLLWGWSRLYRALESAFERVYETDHEESLPARALAACVVVPAICIGMALAAAGVVSTFTGVVWDALLVVAVAFALFPVFVTLPPERPGLRAAVAGSIATAVAWSLLRYAFDLYATYGTFSLAYDLLGGVIFVLTFLYLGALALLVAVSLTATLDS
- the glmM gene encoding phosphoglucosamine mutase translates to MFGTSGIRGRVGDEVTCALALSVGRAVAAESYERVVVGRDPRESGEMLADAVAAGLREGGADVVRVGQAATPTVARAVGWTDADVGVSVTASHNPAPDNGLKLWTATGRAFDVAQQDAIARRVREDDYDLVGADALGTESRLDDATERHVRALQSAVDADLAGLSVVVDVGNGAGGVTATVLDRLGASVQTLNAQPDGTFPGRPSEPTAEHCGSLSALVAATDADLGIAHDGDADRTMAVTADGEFLPGDVLLAIFATAAAGEGDVVAAPLNTSLAVDDALAEVGASLVHTKVGDGFVAERTEDDDVVFGGEMSGAWIWPDQTKCPDGPLAAVRLGALVADHGPLAELAADVPTYPTCRDSVEVDDKRAVMRYVADAVHADHDPGRVNDRDGVRVDTDDGWFLVRASGTQPLVRVTAEARDADRSDALAARARAYLDDAVAALESEP
- a CDS encoding ATP-grasp domain-containing protein, whose amino-acid sequence is MPEPTRTGSRNEDADAVVVPAGTTGSALAVVRSLGRHGVRVVVAATEPRHPTFASRYCGESHIVPDPREDVSGYGDALLELARRPNVRTVVPLTEADAHVLSTRRDEFAEHVGTPWPGRERMTLAQDRCRLFERTAAAGVPMPDTSLVGDFDAWDDRYVVKPRYTVVVEDGRTRRLDAAVFEGGTEPSVDAFVAEMGHEPIAQRYVPSDGEFGFFALYDRGRPVRTFQHRRVRSYSYAGGASVYRESYRDPELARAGRRVLDALEWHGPAMVEFRRDARDGTYRLLEVNPRFWGSIPLAVAAGVDFPRAYWLLATDEPNGGVGPVAVDSEPPGATDGGVATDEYDAGVGCHALLGEGSYLLSVARDRYPHATPPSLARASVAVLVSLVAAPNFDVLSLSDPRPFAQLLERTARVVLPGDDRDGRSR
- a CDS encoding ABC transporter permease; translated protein: MSRTYVLKRAAVAALSFYAVLTAVFVAVVNVPDPAPAILNYYNVNADQIPALIAAKNGNQPLFDRYVAYLGNLLTLDWGRSVSRVGEVGPPVATLLERHLPYTLVYVVPAVVVGFAASVVLGAYAALERGGYVDRLVQSVGYLAFGVPSFVLAQLSLVVLSAELGLVEFTLGTPEGKYYVPGVPFDIWTVDAMIQFAVVATILTIALVGSQVRYARAQCLEYVSADFVTLARAKGASEWRVMAHVARNAALPLLTLFLDDLVTILVVHVFVLEFVFALPGIGNLGILAVKARDVSTTMGIVVLVAAVGVVANFLQDVGLGAVDPRVDTD
- a CDS encoding TFIIB-type zinc ribbon-containing protein, which encodes MEIRGERECTECERRWSYYDTGSVACPDCGSMRSVGLDEDRALHTTTPAEFDLTEARAAWDDRPRDEAVDVVKAACREFVRGNGFVHAGDLVELDGRRIAARELANAVDVVGRTQSFDDESAVEYYLLSLLQGTDAGDRPDASEVPESMRAARGLATAAVVERYRRDVRDWLEATDRDLAPAATDVLTGLESHQKRMQALQGDVDPHDADALYEAARGLNAYLRDGDEDAVVTATERLRRLRD
- a CDS encoding tetrahydrofolate dehydrogenase/cyclohydrolase catalytic domain-containing protein is translated as MTDVIDGNALADEIFDGVAAAVDEFEAEGVTPGLATVIMGEDPASQTYVNMKHRDCEQVGVNGIHVEVDGDASQDELVATVEDLNDREDVHAILVQTPLPDHVDEREVMNAIDPMKDADGFHPENVGRLVAGEARFKPCTPHGVQRMLAHAGVETEGADVVIVGRSNIVGKPLANLLVQKADDGNATVTVCHSRTNDLEAKTKAADVVVAAAGVPEFVTGDMLTDGTAVIDVGINRVDADTEKGYELVGDVEFESASEKASVISPVPGGVGPMTRAMLQYNTVKATRLQTGIDATLP
- the glyA gene encoding serine hydroxymethyltransferase; the protein is MDYDRVRETDPDVAAALDGEVTRQQESLAMIASENHVSESVLEAQGSVLTNNYAEGYPGKRYYGGCEFADDVEQLAIDRAKELWGAEYVNVQPHSGSQANMGVYLAVLEPGDKILSLDLTHGGHLSHGHHMNFAGKHYEVEQYELDEESGRLDYEAIREHAEEFDPDVVVSGYSAYPREVDWEAIQDAAEAADAYHLADIAHITGLVAAGEHPNPVGIADFVTGSTHKTIRAGRGGIIMSSDEHADAIDSAIIPGMQGGPMMHNIAGKAVGFGEALEPEFEEYAAQTVANAKALADGLRERGFDLVADGTDNHLVLVDLRPSHPDTTGKTVEEALEDVGIVLNANTVPGETRSPFNPSGFRAGTPALTTRGFGEDEMRTVADCIADVVDHPDDEDVRGEVAEIVNGLCEAHPIYEDLA